In the uncultured Methanobacterium sp. genome, one interval contains:
- a CDS encoding PAS domain S-box protein — translation MTNDNMGLKDLNRVKILKKEILELKKEIAYKEEIFEISPNYIILIGLNGEILEVNNSVNNLLSRIDKKIPKLLSQLEIIPSQEYHKYNSSIDSIFNKNTNEPFKSFFLDKGDEFRYIKVYISPVKSQDEIIAISIFATDITDVKLMEDTLQESLSLQKATMESVANGILVVNNHGIVTSYNQKFLDMWNIPQSMVYPGYDNDLLEYVISDVKDQSNFRLKIEHLYQNPHQISTDTIEFEDGRVYERYSQPQIIGNDVTGRVWSFTDLTTLKQTKESLRESVAYYKTIFEHSGTATIIVEEDSTISLANSETEKIFGYHPLEVMGKKTWKDFVLPEYQPQMDEYQRLRCNNSTSTPNNYEFRIIDKYGQIKDIFANICLIPGTKRTLASILDVTERNQALAKITESENRYRTLAEAVEDFVFIINQDDNLEYINEYAARKWKLNPSEVLGKPRCELFPPETNELQGKYLQRVFQIKNTVRGENLVTMTPDSMWLDTILIPLKTHDGSVEKVLCVARDMTERKEYELLLSRQNEIHKAMGTILTEAIISETEKDLTKTCLRVCEDITQSEFGFICEINHDGKFNSPALSESLLEKFPLEDLDFNPMVKNIKIQDIWKQLKTNKHPVIYNDFSLFDLDLLPGDHPFLKNILIAPLLKNGDFMGLIGLGNKESDYDFSDSKALGSISTTIVEALLRKRAEENLKKALNDKEMLVREIHHRTKNNLMIMASLLNLTSADIEDEKAKEIFRQIQTRAKSMALIHEKLYRSDNFKQINFGDYIRHLARDLFNSFLRYPERVELVMELEDLNLDINTAIPLGLILNELLTNSMKYAFPNGRYGTITIKFFKKAENYLMIVDDDGIGLPSDLDVQKTDTLGLQLVKNLIGQIEGDMVVFRDDGTHITITFNENDYLS, via the coding sequence ATGACAAACGACAATATGGGCTTGAAAGATTTAAACCGGGTTAAAATATTAAAAAAAGAAATATTAGAGTTGAAAAAAGAAATTGCCTATAAGGAAGAAATATTCGAAATTTCTCCCAACTACATTATCCTGATAGGGTTAAATGGGGAAATATTAGAGGTTAACAACTCCGTTAACAACCTCCTGTCCCGGATTGATAAAAAAATTCCCAAACTACTTTCACAACTTGAAATTATACCCTCACAAGAGTATCATAAATATAACAGTTCTATTGATTCTATATTCAATAAAAATACTAATGAACCTTTTAAATCATTTTTTTTGGATAAGGGAGATGAATTTAGATATATTAAAGTCTACATTTCTCCAGTTAAATCACAGGATGAAATTATCGCCATTTCCATCTTTGCAACAGACATCACTGATGTTAAATTAATGGAAGATACACTGCAGGAATCCCTTTCTCTTCAAAAAGCAACCATGGAATCTGTTGCCAATGGAATACTGGTGGTCAATAACCATGGAATAGTAACCAGTTACAACCAGAAATTCCTGGACATGTGGAATATTCCTCAATCAATGGTTTATCCAGGATATGATAATGATCTCTTGGAATATGTGATTAGTGATGTGAAGGATCAGTCAAACTTTAGATTAAAAATAGAACACCTCTATCAGAACCCTCACCAGATCAGTACGGATACCATAGAATTTGAGGATGGGCGAGTTTACGAGCGCTATTCACAACCACAAATAATAGGCAATGATGTTACTGGAAGGGTGTGGAGTTTCACCGATCTTACTACCCTTAAACAGACAAAAGAATCACTGCGGGAATCTGTGGCATACTATAAAACCATATTTGAACATAGTGGAACCGCCACCATCATTGTTGAAGAAGACAGTACCATATCACTGGCCAACTCTGAAACAGAAAAGATATTTGGATATCATCCCCTGGAAGTTATGGGCAAAAAAACATGGAAAGACTTTGTCCTGCCAGAATATCAACCTCAAATGGATGAATATCAAAGATTAAGGTGCAATAATTCAACTTCAACTCCTAATAATTATGAATTCCGTATCATTGATAAATACGGTCAAATTAAAGATATTTTCGCCAATATTTGTCTCATACCTGGAACAAAAAGAACATTGGCATCCATTTTAGATGTAACCGAACGTAACCAGGCACTGGCAAAAATTACAGAAAGTGAAAACAGGTACAGGACACTAGCTGAGGCAGTGGAAGATTTTGTATTTATCATAAACCAGGACGACAACTTAGAATATATCAATGAATATGCAGCACGCAAATGGAAACTAAACCCCTCTGAAGTACTAGGTAAACCCCGATGCGAGCTATTCCCCCCAGAAACCAATGAATTGCAGGGTAAATATCTTCAAAGGGTATTCCAGATCAAAAATACAGTCAGAGGCGAAAACCTGGTGACCATGACCCCTGATTCCATGTGGCTGGATACTATCCTTATTCCCCTTAAAACTCATGATGGAAGTGTTGAAAAGGTTCTTTGCGTTGCCAGGGATATGACCGAAAGGAAAGAATACGAATTGCTTTTAAGCAGGCAGAACGAAATCCACAAAGCCATGGGAACCATTTTAACCGAGGCCATCATATCAGAAACCGAAAAAGATCTAACTAAAACATGCCTCCGTGTATGTGAAGACATTACTCAGAGTGAATTTGGTTTTATATGCGAAATTAACCATGATGGGAAATTCAACTCCCCGGCTCTTAGTGAATCTCTTCTGGAAAAATTTCCACTGGAAGATCTTGATTTTAATCCCATGGTGAAAAACATAAAAATACAGGATATCTGGAAGCAGCTTAAGACCAACAAACATCCAGTGATTTATAATGATTTTTCTCTCTTTGATCTGGATCTTTTACCTGGAGATCATCCCTTCCTTAAGAACATTCTCATAGCCCCACTCTTAAAGAATGGGGACTTCATGGGATTGATTGGATTGGGTAACAAGGAATCAGACTATGATTTCTCCGATAGTAAAGCCCTGGGAAGTATTTCCACCACAATTGTTGAGGCACTCCTCAGAAAACGAGCCGAGGAAAATTTAAAAAAGGCTTTAAATGATAAGGAAATGCTGGTCCGGGAAATTCATCACCGCACCAAGAATAATTTGATGATCATGGCCAGCTTACTCAATCTCACCTCTGCTGATATTGAAGATGAAAAGGCCAAGGAGATATTCAGGCAGATTCAGACCAGGGCCAAATCCATGGCACTTATCCACGAAAAACTCTATCGATCCGATAATTTTAAACAGATTAACTTCGGAGATTACATCCGTCACCTGGCCCGGGATCTTTTTAATTCCTTTTTAAGATACCCTGAACGGGTGGAACTGGTAATGGAACTGGAAGATTTGAACCTGGATATTAATACTGCCATTCCACTGGGCCTCATATTGAACGAACTTTTAACCAACTCCATGAAATATGCATTCCCCAATGGAAGATACGGAACTATTACCATTAAATTTTTCAAAAAAGCCGAAAACTATTTGATGATAGTGGATGATGATGGTATTGGACTTCCTTCAGATCTGGACGTGCAAAAAACGGATACACTGGGACTGCAACTGGTTAAAAATCTTATAGGGCAGATCGAAGGAGATATGGTGGTCTTTCGGGATGATGGAACTCATATAACCATCACATTCAATGAAAATGATTATCTGTCTTGA
- a CDS encoding HEAT repeat domain-containing protein produces the protein MSTNDHKQLLKDLTDDDPEKRKESAEKLGETGNPEVIEPLIKALEDGNPQVRFASAKSLGKIGEPAIEPLVTILKNEEGNIRRYATLALKDIKSDSVVDHLVEALLDEDWSVRKFASKALGEIGNDAAVDPLIGMLTDEDWGVRVAAVKALGDIGDERGIDPIKKARRAATGDKEFKKACNKALKKI, from the coding sequence ATGTCAACTAATGATCATAAACAATTATTAAAGGATTTAACAGATGATGATCCTGAAAAAAGAAAAGAATCAGCAGAAAAGTTGGGTGAAACCGGAAATCCTGAGGTTATTGAACCATTAATCAAAGCACTGGAAGATGGGAATCCTCAGGTTAGATTTGCATCTGCTAAATCACTGGGTAAAATAGGTGAACCTGCAATCGAGCCACTGGTTACCATACTCAAAAATGAAGAGGGAAACATTCGCAGATACGCCACTTTAGCCCTAAAGGATATTAAAAGTGATAGTGTAGTTGACCATTTAGTGGAAGCTCTCTTGGATGAGGATTGGAGTGTCCGTAAATTCGCCTCCAAAGCACTGGGTGAGATAGGTAATGACGCCGCAGTAGATCCGCTTATTGGAATGTTAACTGATGAAGATTGGGGTGTGAGAGTGGCTGCAGTTAAAGCACTGGGAGATATTGGGGATGAACGTGGTATTGACCCCATTAAAAAAGCCCGCCGTGCAGCAACTGGAGATAAAGAATTTAAAAAGGCATGCAATAAGGCCCTTAAAAAGATTTAG
- a CDS encoding N-acetyltransferase, which produces MEDYEITEVMALWLKTTINAHSFIPGKHWIDRYNLVKDEYLPISRTWIFKEDNVIKGFISIINNSFIGALFVLEDYQRMGIGRELINHCKSSYQCLEVGVYIKNINAVNFYTHCGFVVTKEQDNGDSGVKEYIMSWKREK; this is translated from the coding sequence TTGGAAGATTATGAAATAACCGAAGTTATGGCTTTATGGTTAAAGACCACCATTAATGCACACAGTTTCATACCAGGAAAACACTGGATTGACAGGTATAACCTTGTTAAAGATGAATATCTCCCTATTTCAAGAACTTGGATTTTTAAGGAAGATAATGTGATTAAAGGATTTATTAGCATTATTAATAATTCATTTATTGGTGCATTATTCGTTTTAGAAGATTATCAAAGGATGGGTATCGGTAGAGAACTAATTAATCACTGTAAATCTTCATACCAATGTTTAGAAGTGGGTGTTTATATTAAAAACATTAATGCTGTTAATTTCTATACGCACTGTGGTTTTGTGGTTACGAAAGAACAAGATAATGGAGATTCAGGAGTTAAGGAGTATATAATGTCCTGGAAAAGAGAAAAATGA
- a CDS encoding carbon-nitrogen hydrolase family protein encodes MKDNFSVALCQMYVVEEKSQNITHALEMIDRAASNADLVILPEMWNCPYETRLFQDYAEEMGDSPTLDAISKAARDNGVYIVAGSIPEKHEENIYNSSFIFNPGGEIMGVHRKVHLFDIDVPGEISFKESETLTAGSQITVVDTPLCKIGICICYDMRFSELLRLMALEGAELIVVPGAFNLTTGPAHWKPLIQVRAMDNQVFMAAASPARDSDADYVAYGHSMVCDPWGTVLKEAGTGEEIIYTTINLEVIPKIRQELPLLKNRRTDLYQLKKK; translated from the coding sequence ATGAAAGATAATTTTAGTGTTGCACTATGTCAGATGTATGTGGTGGAAGAAAAAAGTCAAAATATAACCCATGCACTGGAAATGATTGATAGAGCTGCTTCCAACGCAGATCTGGTTATATTACCTGAAATGTGGAATTGCCCCTATGAGACCAGACTTTTCCAAGATTATGCTGAGGAAATGGGAGACAGCCCAACCCTGGATGCTATTTCCAAAGCTGCAAGAGATAACGGTGTTTATATAGTGGCTGGTTCTATCCCTGAAAAACATGAGGAGAATATCTACAATTCCAGTTTCATCTTCAACCCCGGTGGTGAGATTATGGGTGTGCACCGTAAAGTTCACCTTTTTGACATTGATGTACCCGGCGAAATCAGTTTCAAGGAATCAGAAACTCTCACTGCAGGTAGCCAAATCACGGTTGTGGACACACCACTGTGTAAAATAGGAATCTGTATCTGTTATGATATGCGATTTAGTGAACTATTACGGTTAATGGCCCTGGAAGGGGCCGAGTTAATAGTGGTACCTGGAGCTTTCAACCTCACCACAGGCCCAGCCCATTGGAAACCATTAATACAGGTTAGAGCCATGGATAACCAGGTTTTCATGGCTGCAGCATCACCGGCCCGGGACTCTGATGCGGATTATGTGGCCTATGGACATTCCATGGTTTGTGATCCATGGGGAACCGTCTTAAAAGAAGCAGGAACCGGTGAGGAAATAATATACACCACAATTAACTTGGAAGTCATCCCAAAAATTCGACAGGAACTTCCCCTACTTAAAAACCGACGGACTGACCTGTACCAACTAAAGAAAAAGTGA
- a CDS encoding succinylglutamate desuccinylase/aspartoacylase family protein: protein MKKKPSINPKSLRPKKKDRSDYHKYLMVNKKLLIIGALVFLLVCSYIIIQDSDGTGTDKITYSNDTGVQASPNYQITVIDNSTGGDISNNTPLMEKINKTPLITEILEAAKKGTPMIVMGNGSEPRVMIVAGVHGAELPPQIAVTNLINDLNGKKINGTLYIIPYAIPCDTAAIQRMYNGTDPDREADISGTPLNVISNTSINNNVTMLVDFHSSQPNDVPGKNCIIYDPSNKKSLELALFINNQTHSPLVKVGNYSGVLSTVSNRNGVTSVVCEVLSPHSKVEPGSVELSYRYMRTFLEYAGVYKTI, encoded by the coding sequence ATGAAAAAAAAGCCATCAATCAATCCAAAATCATTACGTCCCAAGAAAAAAGACAGATCAGATTATCATAAATATTTGATGGTTAATAAAAAGTTACTCATTATTGGTGCACTTGTTTTCCTATTAGTCTGTAGTTATATCATAATTCAAGATTCTGATGGCACTGGGACTGATAAAATAACTTATTCCAACGATACTGGTGTCCAGGCATCTCCCAATTATCAGATAACAGTTATTGATAATTCCACTGGTGGGGATATTTCCAACAACACACCGCTTATGGAGAAAATCAATAAAACACCACTAATAACTGAAATTTTAGAAGCAGCCAAGAAAGGAACCCCCATGATAGTCATGGGTAATGGAAGCGAACCCAGGGTTATGATTGTTGCAGGTGTTCATGGGGCTGAGTTACCACCTCAAATAGCAGTAACCAATCTTATTAATGATCTAAACGGTAAAAAAATCAATGGAACTCTCTACATCATTCCCTATGCAATACCTTGCGACACAGCAGCTATTCAAAGAATGTACAACGGTACAGATCCTGATAGGGAAGCCGATATTTCTGGAACTCCTTTGAATGTCATTAGCAACACCTCAATAAATAACAATGTTACCATGCTTGTTGATTTCCATTCATCGCAACCCAATGATGTACCTGGTAAAAATTGTATAATTTACGATCCCAGCAATAAAAAAAGCTTGGAGTTAGCGCTTTTCATTAATAACCAAACTCACTCACCACTGGTGAAAGTTGGGAACTATTCTGGTGTCTTATCCACGGTAAGTAATCGTAATGGGGTCACGTCTGTGGTCTGTGAAGTTTTATCCCCCCACAGTAAAGTGGAACCGGGTAGTGTTGAATTATCATATCGTTATATGAGGACCTTTTTAGAGTATGCTGGAGTGTATAAAACCATATGA
- a CDS encoding TIR domain-containing protein — protein MFEKGFEDDLPEYQLFISHNGEGDEEYLTFIQKLIEARDFEWKDWGVPGENKQEELLQQIEPADIVIILTGLYTKHPDLIKKQVDIAQKLGKPLVLIRPYGLEDVPEELEKIASGVVGWNRVCIVERIQESLEDE, from the coding sequence ATGTTCGAAAAGGGTTTTGAAGATGATTTACCTGAATATCAATTATTTATCAGTCATAATGGGGAAGGTGATGAGGAGTACCTCACGTTTATCCAGAAACTCATTGAAGCCCGTGATTTTGAGTGGAAGGATTGGGGTGTTCCTGGAGAAAACAAACAAGAAGAACTCCTGCAACAAATTGAACCCGCAGATATAGTTATTATATTAACTGGCCTATACACCAAACACCCTGATTTAATCAAAAAACAGGTTGATATAGCTCAAAAACTTGGAAAACCACTTGTTTTAATTCGCCCCTATGGTTTGGAAGACGTTCCTGAAGAGCTGGAGAAGATTGCCAGTGGTGTTGTTGGATGGAATAGGGTGTGTATTGTAGAACGGATTCAGGAGTCCCTAGAAGATGAATAA